The genome window tctctccacccctctcttcccccacccatctctctttcttgctttctatgTGCATTCCTCAGTTTGGTTTTTGGAATGACTAGTTGCATTTTTCTGGTATGAGGACACTTCCCAGGCTATATTCCTCCTGTGTGGTACAAAATTCTTTTCACTCTGGCAAGTCACCCGTAAAATCAttcctctcctccacccccctAAAAAAAATATCTTACATATATCCCACTCTGTGACAGAGACTTCATGAACAAAGTCTATGATTCCTGCCCATGGGGTCTCAGTTCTCCTGTTAGAGGCAACTTCCATCCTACAGGAGCCTGCTCCTGGGAGCTAAGAAAACAACAGTTTAGAGCAGCTTTCCAGCAACGGTGGGGGTGCAAAGTGATCATCTACAAGCATTTCAAATGTCAGATTTGAAACAAGGGATCCTCCTATCGAGGTTCCAAAAGCACCAGATACAGAGTCCCTGATACTCATAGATTGCAATAAGTCTAATGGAGgaataaataatcaaaatcaatTGATTTACTTACCCAATATTGAGGGATAAGCAAAATTGGAACAAGACAAACAGGAGAGCTAGGACCTGCAGAGCTGATTGAATTATGGTAATTACTTCTGTGTCCTCTAGGCTGTGGATCTCTCCAAGACATGACAACTGAAGAGATGAGGATATAGGCAGAATTTTACATGAGGGCAGTAATAACAAACCCTAatcttttgtatctgttgagtgtATGCTGAAGGCCTTGGAGAACAGAATACTCTCTCCCTTTTAAGGACCAGCAGAGCAAGCATGGCAGTTCCAAATCTGAATAGCACAAAACTCACCTGTGGAGGATGCAGACTGTGAGGCATTGAAAAGCTGAATCCTATGAATTAAAGTGATTGAATTGAGAAGCAATTAAAGTGATTGAATTGAGAAGCNNNNNNNNNNNNNNNNNNNNNNNNNNNNNNNNNNNNNNNNNNNNNNNNNNNNNNNNNNNNNNNNNNNNNNNNNNNNNNNNNNNNNNNNNNNNNNNNNNNNNNNNNNNNNNNNNNNNNNNNNNNNNNNNNNNNNNNNNNNNNNNNNNNNNNNNNNNNNNNNNNNNNNNNNNNNNNNNNNNNNNNNNNNNNNNNNNNNNNNNNNNNNNNNNNNNNNNNNNNNNNNNNNNNNNTAAGGAAAACCACCATTCCCTGATCATGTTTGTGGCAAGAATTAGNNTAGGACCAGTACAAGTGTAAATAATAGCTGTGCAGAGATTGACATGATCCCTTCACTATGGAAGATTGACCAGATTATACAAAATATTCTTGCGATGGCTATTCCTATTCCCATCTGGACTACCTCTGGAATTAAGTAAGGCCCAAAACTGGAAGGCAtaacttttaagttttttgttttgggttgttttgttttgtttttcaagacagggtttctctgtatagccctggctgtcctgggactcactctgtagactgggctggccttgaactcaaaaatctgcctgcctctgcctccctagtgctgggattaaaggtgtgcaccaccccgCCAagtttaagtttttgtttttagtttttgtttttttcttgttgttgttttgttttgtaagttgAAGTAAATAGATCCAGTTCAAATACAGGTTTTCAGGCAGAaaaccacacacctttaatttgagGTTTGAGTCAGgaaagcacacacctttaatccagatctagAGACTAGAAGACACACCTTCAagtgggccacaccttcttctctAGGCCTATATAATCACTTGGAAGAAGGAAActgtctttgcctgcttgctctcatctTACCAGCAAGCCCActtcttcactggcattagagcctactctTCAGAGTCCCAGCATCTACTGAAGAACACCTGAGACCTCAAACCTTGTGGACTAAGTAAGTACTGGCtctagccattgttggattaacTCGGCCTGTATCTTATTCTCATATATCCACTTGCAATTATTATGGAGAAATTCATTCTATAGGTTCTCTACAGAACCCTAactaataatatataatagaaatgAGACTATATAACATTTTCCAAGCTCATACATAGTTCAATAAAATAACTGTTGTGTTTTATGAGATGATAGCCAGGATATGTTTGTTAGAACCAGGTTTGGTGAGGGTGGAAGGGTTGCCCTGGCAGGCCCATACTGAAGCATACCTCCCCTGTGGtaccagcctctctctctctctctctctctctctctctctctatatatatatatatatatatatatatatatatatatattagtataagACAGAGTTTATTTAGAGCATGAGAAGAGGAGGAGTTGAGTAGGGATGAGAAGGgtatagaggcagagagagagagagagagagagagagagagagagagagagagagagaagagaagctggccaggaacacatggagaaTGAGATGGGAGGGgtaaggggagagagggagaaagtggaAAGTGGTTacagagttagggaaaggaagagagtaaaagaaaataaaagtgaggaagggggcaaacagcccctttcaTGATGAGTCAGGCGTTCCTGGCtactgccaggtaactgttgggtggagcctagagaGAATCATACCCTTCATTCATTTTggattatttaaaagaaaaggaaaaacaagacagGGATGATGGTGAAGCAGAAATAAGGTTGTCATGATCTTTagctatttcctgctgtctttgGAAGGACTTGTCTTTGGGAAACCAAAGAAAGTATGGATGGGGCTGTTGGTCCAGTCTTagagttggctgtttccttgctaTCCAGGGTCTGTGTGGAACCATCTGTATGTAAAAGGAGCAGGTCCAGTTGCTAGGACTGTCTGGGAGAGTAGATTGGAGCATgtgggttgcttctctggagctgtcatGGATNTTGATTTTAAGTAAACTCCTTGACATGACAAGATGCTGAaacatgctgggcgtggtggcgcatgcctttaatcctaggactagggaggcagaggcaggcagatttgagttcaaggccagcctggtctacaaagtgattccaggacagccagggctacacagagaaaccctgtctcagaaaaaaaagagaaaaaaaaaaaaaagatgctgaaaCATtgttgtgagtgtgggtgtgggtggtgaTAGTGGTAGTAGTACtagtagtaataatagtaatagtaaatcatatatatatatatatatatatatatatatattagacaatAAAGTTAAGTACATTTTGAGAGAAAAGAATTTTTCTTAGGTGTACATTTAAAACCCTTAGGTATAGGTGGTTGAAGTGAAGGAAGTCCCAATTccagggaacaggagagaaatcTCACCCTCTTGAATAGGTCGCAAGTGGGAATGTAGACTATTCATTGGCAGGTGTACTTATCCAAATGGAGTCTGtttggtccatgagaggtagGTCTGATTGTGTTTCTTAGAACTTgtaagtttacaaaagagataaatTTGCTAACAGCATGAACAGTCTTTAAGATGAGCTTAGGAAAGACAAACTTTTGGTGGagcagaaaaagcaagaagggcATTTTCTTCTGTCTAGGaggctgaatatatatatacatatacattagaATGAGAAGCATTTTGAAGTATGTATtgaaaagacaattaaaaaacaCTGGAATCTTTGACAACTTTGTGAATATGATAATTGATATATAGTTTAGCATGAAAAACACATTAGGTCTATAgttaaaagacaaccaaaggaaacttaTATTTGTAACAATGACAGCTGATAGTATAGATTTAGCACAAGAAACACTTTAAGTCTATGGGATAAAGACAATCAACGGAAACTTAAAATTGGAACTTGTGATTAGAAAAGTTAGATCATAAGTGTGTTAGATCATaagtggaatgttttattagggTTAGGCTAATTTATAAAAACTCTATTGATTAATGTTAGGACAGTGGCTTAACAAGGGGGGGGAATTGAAGCATTAAGTTACTGGGAACTGAGTTTTGAAAAGGAAGTAACAGAAGGTTATATCTGAGAAAGGTTATGTCTGAACTTGTGTATCCTTTATTGTGAAGCCTGTGAGTAAGGCAAACCTGTCTGTCTTTAATAAGAGATTCTAGCTATAGTTAgcttagctgtcaatgtagtcatacatttaggaaaaataaatttcaatctAGATGTCATTAATTATAATGACAGAGGTTGGTCAATAGTCAACTACCTAAACAGTTTTCCCAGGTCCCTGTATTCTTCATCGCAACTCAGGCAGAGTCAGTGTGTCTAGTATGCCCAGAAtacaaggagatttttttttcctgtggtgtaGGAATTTGGGAGAAATGACTCACCTTGTCCTAGGCGATATGACACATTGAACTGTCTGGGTATCCTCAATTTGACAACACTATAGGCTGCTGAGCCCAGGCAGTGGCAAGGCAATGGAGCACAGTTTCTCAGTGGTTATCATAACACAATCTAGGCAGTCTTGTCACTATGCCTATCTTCTCAGGCACcttgatgggggttgggggtgggaggtgtgggTGTAGTAACTGTTATGCTTCGGGCATCTCTATCTTTCCTAATAAGATTAAACATTTACTGTTACATTTACAAGTTTCTGGGAAGATTGAGAGCTAGTATCTATTAAGAATATCTGAATTAGGCAATCTTTAACTTAAAGCAGTGATCTTTAACCTTTTAACTGTTGcaaatctttaaattaatatttaaattattatccTACTAAGGCAGGATAGAAATCAGAGACCCTAAGTCAGGATGTTCTAAGGTGAGGAGGCAGTGAGGTAGGAACTGCTCATAACAAAGATGGTGGATGGGTGGTCATGAGACTGTCATTAACTAAGATGGCACTGGAGCTACAGCCAGTCATGTGACCTCCCTTAGCTAAGGTGGCACTGAAGCAATAGCATAGGAAAACCTTATCTGCCCACAAAAGATGGCAGACACTCATAAGACTGTCCCCAAACTAAATAGTGCTGAAGCTACAGCTCTGCCTGCAGCAACATCACATGTTTGTTATATCTTGGAATGGCAGAAATAATTGTGTATCAACagataaaaacatataaagacaAACACATAGAGATAATGGGAATGTTTTATCTGATGGACAAGaggtctctcctttcactgtaTGCAACCTCTGTTGCTGTATCCAGAGCACAAACATAGGCAGAGGCTCAACCTGGTGTGAGCAGGGCACAAGTGGGGCAGGGTAAGAGAGCAAGCACCTTGGGAGGGGCGGGGAGTAAGAGGAGGGCCTGCAGCTGTGCTTTGCCTGCAACTCTGCTCTAGCACAGCATGATTTGTGCCCCATGGTTTTGGGTCTGGCAGGGAGCAAGAAAACAagggggaaagcagagagaggaggctggaggcAGCCACAGAGGTATGGCAGAATCATGGCAGAACACTGTTTCTCAGTGGTTATCATACCACAATCTAGGCAGTCTTATCGATGTGCCTAAATGAAGGAGGTAGAGCAAAGCAATAAAGCATCAAGAAATGGAGGTGGTCAGAGGGGACTCTACATAGCAATCTTTCCGTTTTTCTGGATGGCTATCGAGaaagttttatgtttttggttttggtgggtttttttttttttaagtgccctTAAACAGCCATGTAGTTTTTGATTAGTGTATATTGGGGCCAAATTTAGCCTGTGAATTTGGAAGCCTTTAAGAGTGggaggcaaaaaaagaaaaagaaaaagaaaaagaaaacaaataaataaataaacaaacaaacaaaaaagaaagaaaaaaaaagagtgggaggCATCCCAGTAGGAAgcctgggaggggctgggaagacatACTCTTTCTGGGTGAGAGTAGCAGTTATTAATTTCCCCTACCAGCATCCTGAGAATAAGTTAATAACTAAAACAACAGGAGAGACAGATCACCAAGACCTCAAGCTGTCAACTGCAGTCTGAGCTCAGGCCAGTACCTAGTGGGCAGTGAGGAGAGGGGTTTACCCAGGCCTTGGGTttcacagcaatgagaagagGAAATGACATAGGAGAAAGGATAACTCACTCAAGGGACAATGTCCTAAAATGAGGAGTCAGCAAGAAGGCCAATCATAAAGACTGTGAATGTCTCCATCCACAGGGTCACCACAGGGTGGCTGTGAGCTCAACATCCCTCCTTGGGACCAGGGGATATTTACACTGACCACTGTGGGAGAAGGAGCTTAccaatttgcttttgtttggatgGATAGGTCTAGCGAGTGATCTGTTAACTGGAAAGTTCATATGGCAGCAGGAGATGTTAACCTGCAAGTTTTTAAAACTTGAGTCACAACACCAATGATgtgttttacaaaaagaaatccaggaaatgTTTGTTAGAGCCGGGTATTGTGAGGGTGAGTGTGGTGGCAtggcgggcccatgctgaggcatcccttccccctgaggtatcAGCCATATGACAGGTTTAAtacagaatacattttatttagagcatgggaaggggagttgagtaGGGAtaagagaggaggcagagaaggaaattAATATTGAATTCTAGACAGAAAATTTTAGAACAGCACAAGTTTTCAACATCATAGAAGGGGCAATTTAggagaaattaaaacaaatctaaaaattatCTATTATTGTAAAGAGTAAATGATCTCTAGTTCTTCTTTTCAGGTTCCTGTTTTAAATCCAAAGTACCTCAAGCAGAAATGTCAGGGGAACCGGAAGCCAAGAGCTGGGATGACACACAGAGCAGTGAACAGAAATTCTGCTACAGGTGGACCATTAGcaacttctctttttttgttgaggAGAGGGAGGAATATATTACAAGCCCAGTGTTCTCGTCAGAGGACAACGACAAAATGACATGGTGTTTGAGAGTATACCCAACCGGAGttgatgaagaaaacaaagattacGTGTCACTTTATCTGATTTTGCTCAGCTGTGAAAAGAGCCCAGTTTGGGCAAAGTTCGAGATTTGTATCTTAGATGGCAAGGGTGAAAAACGCAATACAGAAAGGATCTCAAGCTTTTCTAGAATACTGCCGCATCAGCCCTTTGGATTCGAAAAGTTCATTATTCGACATTCCTTCTTGTCTCCAGCCCAAGTGCTAACACCAGATGACAAACTTACCCTCCTCTGCAAGGTGAGCGTACTCCAAGACTCATTCAGCATTTATGGACAGAAACCAAGACCTGCAATCAAGGTTCCAAAGTGCACACTGGAAGATGACCTAGGCAAGCTGTGGGAGAATTCCCTCTTCACAGACTGCTGCCTGTTGGTAGCTGGCTGTGAATTCAGGGCTCACAAGGCTATCCTGGCAGCTCGCTCTCCAGTTTTCAGAGCCATGTTTGAACATGATATGGAGGCGAGCCTAAAGAACCATGTTGAGCTCCATGACCTGGATCCCCAAATCTTCAAAGAGATGATGTACTTTATCTACACGGGGATGGCACCACACCTCCACAGCCACTCAATGGCCTGTGATATGCTGGCAGCTGCTGACAAGTATGGCCTAGAGGGCTTGAAGGTCATGTGTGAGGATGCCCTCTGCAGGGACCTCTCTGTGGAGAATGCTGCACACACTCTCATCCTGGCTGACCTCCACAGCACAGAGCATCTGAAGACGCAGGCCCTGGATTTCATTACAGTTTATGCTTCCGAGGTCTCTAAGACCTCAGGGTGGATGTCAATGAAGGAGTCACATCCCCACTTGGTGGCTCAAGCATTCcactctctggcttctacacatcGTGTTTTTTGGGCCCTCCCTTCCAAACAACTTAAGTGGTCTTTAAGACCTAGTCAGCTATGACCTACACCTGTCTTCCAACAGCAACTGGGAAGTATTCTATCCTGTtcttcttgtttgattttttttgtctgatGTCTTGGAATCTGGGATTGAACTTAGGTATTGGTCTGAGGCACAGACCAAAAGGGTTTCTTCAGAGAAACGTGTCTGCATTGGGCTAACAGAAAAGATGACCAGGAGCTCAGAGCAAAGGAGAAATCAAACATGAATGTTTAGTCTTAAGAGAAGTGAAGGGGAAAGaaggctttgtttttttaaaaactcagtttgggatgggggttgggggtggggacatcattGTGGAGATggtggcagggaggaggtataggatgtggtaTGGGGATGGACTGGGAGAGGAATAAATAAACTGGAGTTTAATAAAACTggagtttaaataaaataaaataaaataaaagcaactcaGTTTGGTTGTTTGAATAAACATGGCCCATGGGAAACGACACTACTAGGAgctgtggccatgtt of Mus pahari chromosome 4, PAHARI_EIJ_v1.1, whole genome shotgun sequence contains these proteins:
- the LOC110320660 gene encoding TD and POZ domain-containing protein 4-like; this encodes MSGEPEAKSWDDTQSSEQKFCYRWTISNFSFFVEEREEYITSPVFSSEDNDKMTWCLRVYPTGVDEENKDYVSLYLILLSCEKSPVWAKFEICILDGKGEKRNTERISSFSRILPHQPFGFEKFIIRHSFLSPAQVLTPDDKLTLLCKVSVLQDSFSIYGQKPRPAIKVPKCTLEDDLGKLWENSLFTDCCLLVAGCEFRAHKAILAARSPVFRAMFEHDMEASLKNHVELHDLDPQIFKEMMYFIYTGMAPHLHSHSMACDMLAAADKYGLEGLKVMCEDALCRDLSVENAAHTLILADLHSTEHLKTQALDFITVYASEVSKTSGWMSMKESHPHLVAQAFHSLASTHRVFWALPSKQLKWSLRPSQL